From Acidovorax sp. FHTAMBA, one genomic window encodes:
- a CDS encoding ribose-phosphate pyrophosphokinase → MTMVILPAPGAEQAAADLAVHLQAPVGRVEARHFPDGESYLRLHDDLTGKDVVVVASLRDPDPQALRLWYLAQTARELGASRVGIVAPYLPYMRQDKRFQPGEAVTSVTFARFLSQAFDWLVTVDPHLHRRASLDEVYSIPAENVASAPAIARWVAAHVPEPVVVGPDSESEQWASDVAARVGCPFIVLSKRRLGDRSVEISVPQVETYAGRRPVLIDDIISSARTMAVAVRQVRSVFKTDPVCIGVHAVFAPDAMQLLEDAGAASVVTCNTLPHPSNGIDVMGEVAHAVRARVGNVSG, encoded by the coding sequence ATGACCATGGTCATCCTTCCCGCACCTGGCGCCGAGCAAGCGGCGGCCGACCTCGCGGTGCACCTGCAGGCCCCGGTCGGCCGAGTGGAGGCGCGCCACTTCCCCGACGGCGAGTCCTACCTGCGGCTGCACGATGATCTCACCGGCAAAGACGTTGTGGTCGTGGCATCCCTGCGCGACCCGGATCCGCAGGCGCTGCGCCTGTGGTACCTGGCGCAGACCGCCCGTGAACTGGGCGCCAGTCGGGTCGGTATTGTTGCTCCCTACCTGCCCTACATGCGCCAGGACAAGCGCTTCCAGCCAGGCGAGGCCGTAACTTCCGTCACCTTCGCGCGCTTCTTGTCGCAGGCGTTCGATTGGCTGGTGACGGTCGATCCGCACCTGCATCGCCGCGCCTCGCTCGACGAGGTGTACTCGATTCCGGCCGAGAACGTGGCCAGTGCACCCGCGATCGCACGCTGGGTGGCCGCCCACGTCCCAGAGCCGGTGGTCGTTGGCCCGGATTCAGAAAGCGAGCAGTGGGCCAGCGACGTCGCTGCTCGCGTCGGCTGTCCATTCATTGTTCTGTCCAAGCGCAGGCTCGGTGACCGTAGTGTCGAAATCAGCGTTCCCCAGGTCGAGACATACGCAGGCCGCCGTCCTGTGCTGATCGACGACATCATCTCCAGTGCACGCACGATGGCAGTGGCTGTGCGGCAGGTGCGATCGGTGTTCAAGACCGATCCAGTGTGCATCGGCGTGCATGCGGTGTTCGCCCCGGATGCAATGCAGCTGCTTGAGGACGCCGGCGCGGCCAGCGTGGTGACCTGCAATACGCTGCCGCACCCGAGCAACGGCATCGACGTAATGGGCGAAGTGGCCCACGCCGTTCGTGCGCGAGTGGGCAACGTGTCGGGATAG
- a CDS encoding thymidine phosphorylase family protein, with protein MNALAAHLPDSAGLIARRAGILTYQSPVVYMRVDCEICRSEGFEAQTRVEIEWEGRTVIATVHHVAADWLGHGEAGLSEPAWRVLGLSGGEMLAIRHPPVLESERHIRGKTYGASLDYEKLKTIMHDVAAGRLSDLHLASFVTATAGGRMSHEETVALTRAMIDVGERLHWPFSPVMDKHCVGGLPGNRTTPLVVAIVTACGLVMPKTSSRAITSPAGTADTMETLAPVNLDLQAMRRVVAKVGGCIVWGGSVQLSPADDVLIRVSRPLDLDGTAQLVASVLSKKAAAGSERVLIDIPVGPTAKVRSEEAADELGGLLEHVGEAIGLQLRVVRTDGTQPVGRGVGPALEARDVLAVLQRDSAAPADLRERALLLAGHLLEMGGKAGPGAGYALAQQALDSGLAWTQFVAICEAQGGLRQPPVAPHVRPYLAGAAGVVTAVDNRKLAMVAKLAGAPGAPAAGITLEVKLGDRIARGQPLFHVHAQTTGELEYAQAYANRQQGLVTIEEIA; from the coding sequence ATGAACGCGCTGGCTGCCCATCTGCCGGATTCCGCGGGGCTGATCGCACGCCGCGCGGGGATCCTCACGTACCAATCGCCGGTTGTCTACATGCGGGTCGACTGCGAAATCTGCCGTTCGGAAGGGTTCGAGGCCCAGACGCGCGTTGAGATCGAATGGGAAGGTCGAACGGTCATCGCCACTGTGCACCACGTGGCCGCTGACTGGCTAGGCCACGGAGAGGCTGGCTTGTCGGAGCCTGCCTGGCGGGTTCTCGGCCTTTCAGGGGGCGAAATGCTCGCCATCCGCCATCCCCCGGTACTCGAATCCGAGCGGCATATTCGCGGCAAGACCTATGGTGCGTCGTTGGACTATGAAAAGCTCAAAACCATCATGCACGATGTGGCGGCTGGCCGGTTGTCCGACCTGCACCTGGCGTCCTTTGTCACGGCCACGGCGGGTGGCCGAATGTCGCACGAGGAGACGGTCGCCCTGACCCGCGCCATGATCGATGTCGGCGAGCGGCTGCACTGGCCTTTTTCGCCGGTGATGGACAAGCATTGCGTCGGAGGGTTGCCGGGCAACCGGACGACGCCGCTGGTGGTGGCCATCGTTACCGCCTGCGGTCTGGTCATGCCTAAGACGTCATCCCGGGCGATTACCTCTCCGGCGGGTACCGCGGACACCATGGAGACCCTGGCGCCAGTCAACCTGGATCTGCAGGCCATGCGCCGGGTGGTCGCGAAGGTCGGCGGTTGCATCGTCTGGGGAGGCTCCGTGCAGCTGAGCCCGGCAGACGACGTGTTAATCCGTGTGTCGCGTCCGCTGGACCTGGATGGCACCGCGCAACTGGTCGCCTCTGTGTTGTCAAAAAAGGCAGCGGCGGGGTCGGAGCGGGTGCTGATCGATATTCCGGTCGGCCCGACAGCCAAGGTCCGATCCGAAGAAGCGGCGGATGAACTCGGCGGCCTCCTGGAGCATGTCGGCGAGGCGATAGGCTTGCAACTGCGTGTCGTCCGCACCGACGGTACGCAGCCTGTCGGTCGAGGCGTCGGTCCCGCTCTCGAGGCGCGGGATGTCCTCGCCGTCCTGCAAAGGGACTCTGCGGCCCCTGCGGATCTCCGCGAGCGGGCGTTGCTGCTCGCCGGGCACCTTCTGGAGATGGGCGGAAAAGCCGGCCCCGGTGCGGGCTATGCGCTTGCGCAGCAGGCGCTGGACAGCGGGCTGGCCTGGACCCAGTTTGTTGCCATCTGCGAGGCACAGGGTGGCCTGCGCCAGCCGCCCGTGGCGCCGCACGTGCGACCGTACCTTGCCGGTGCAGCGGGCGTGGTTACCGCCGTCGACAACCGCAAGCTGGCGATGGTTGCCAAGCTGGCAGGAGCGCCAGGGGCGCCGGCCGCAGGCATCACCCTAGAAGTGAAGCTCGGGGATCGGATCGCGCGCGGTCAGCCACTGTTCCACGTTCATGCACAGACCACCGGAGAGCTGGAGTACGCGCAGGCCTATGCAAACCGCCAGCAGGGGCTGGTCACCATCGAGGAAATAGCATGA
- the merT gene encoding mercuric ion transporter MerT, whose product MSEPQNARGALFAGGLAASLASACCLGPLVLVALGFSGAWIGNLTVLEPYRPFFIGAALVALFFAWQRIYRPAQACTPGEVCAIPQVRATYKLIFWIVAALVLVAMGFPYVMPFFY is encoded by the coding sequence ATGTCTGAGCCACAAAACGCGCGCGGCGCGCTCTTCGCTGGAGGGCTGGCCGCCAGCCTCGCCTCTGCTTGTTGCCTCGGACCGCTGGTTCTGGTCGCCTTGGGATTTAGCGGGGCATGGATCGGCAACCTAACAGTGCTGGAGCCGTATCGCCCGTTTTTCATCGGCGCAGCGTTGGTGGCGCTGTTCTTCGCTTGGCAGCGCATCTACCGCCCGGCGCAAGCCTGCACACCGGGTGAGGTCTGCGCGATTCCCCAAGTGCGAGCTACTTACAAGCTCATTTTCTGGATCGTGGCCGCGCTGGTCCTGGTCGCGATGGGATTTCCGTACGTCATGCCATTTTTCTATTAA
- a CDS encoding DUF6629 family protein codes for MCFSATASLTAGTFLMGVGIVTTHMARTGGERAYAAIPLLFAIQQLTEGVVWLSFGWGIDAVTAAATQLYSFFSHVLWPVYVPVAAWLIEPDRNRRRFLAAVCLAGLGVGAYLLYAMFAYPIVATPVGGHIDYASPHFYIAASMGLYLTATTVSLILSSHRWVRLFGVLCLGSAVAAYAFYAHWFISVWCFFAAAMSIVVALHLIAARGETSALVENAR; via the coding sequence ATGTGCTTTTCGGCGACCGCCAGCCTGACAGCCGGCACTTTCCTTATGGGCGTGGGCATAGTGACCACGCACATGGCCCGCACCGGTGGAGAGCGGGCTTACGCAGCGATCCCACTGCTGTTTGCTATCCAGCAGCTTACCGAAGGCGTGGTCTGGCTCAGCTTCGGCTGGGGCATTGACGCGGTGACAGCGGCGGCGACGCAGCTGTATTCCTTCTTCTCGCACGTGCTCTGGCCCGTGTACGTGCCTGTTGCGGCATGGCTGATCGAGCCTGACCGCAACCGCCGACGCTTCCTGGCCGCCGTCTGCCTCGCCGGGCTCGGGGTCGGGGCATATCTGCTGTACGCGATGTTTGCCTACCCCATCGTCGCCACCCCGGTTGGAGGCCACATCGACTACGCATCCCCGCATTTCTACATCGCAGCCTCCATGGGCCTTTATCTGACGGCGACGACCGTAAGCCTGATTCTTTCAAGCCACCGCTGGGTCAGACTGTTCGGGGTGCTTTGCCTAGGGTCGGCCGTAGCGGCGTACGCCTTCTACGCCCACTGGTTCATCTCCGTCTGGTGCTTCTTCGCGGCGGCAATGAGCATCGTTGTTGCACTGCACCTGATCGCCGCGCGAGGCGAAACCTCGGCCTTGGTGGAGAACGCTCGATGA
- a CDS encoding lactate dehydrogenase yields the protein MRPLVEAALHVNPGGLLLAGPNPVDALTFFALNVSGPASGPSDGLRHRSTRRGCGPNCRRHCGVVARNVHTYVLGEHGGSEVVVWSAATLIRAAMQAAGMA from the coding sequence ATGCGCCCGCTGGTGGAAGCCGCCCTGCACGTGAACCCCGGCGGCCTTCTGCTAGCCGGCCCCAACCCGGTGGATGCACTCACGTTCTTCGCCCTGAACGTGTCCGGGCCTGCCTCCGGGCCAAGTGATGGGCTCCGGCACCGTTCGACTCGGCGCGGCTGCGGTCCGAACTGTCGGCGGCACTGCGGCGTCGTCGCGAGGAACGTCCATACCTACGTGCTCGGCGAGCATGGCGGCAGCGAAGTCGTGGTCTGGTCCGCGGCCACCTTGATCCGTGCCGCCATGCAGGCCGCAGGAATGGCTTGA
- a CDS encoding MFS transporter, translated as MTVRRPAAASARQFSDIHFVLLLVAGLAVSMSYGVTLPVLPELVPRVRGGGADVAARHTGWLTGAYTVALFACSPVWGAVSDFLDRRWVIAIGLAGSAIALSLLGTVSSLAGVYAARIGAGLVAAAVMPAVLAYVAETTAPERRQRRFAWVASATALGFLLGPVAGSAASALGNRVSGLDLVASVCLLAAVLAARLPRVQGAEDAAGLGPAIANSSVSLGRMRRALLLTAAVVFGITVAEVGLTLQGGPVGPYFALCSVLMVAMQLVGYPVLERWIGEHRLVWISLAVMAVGVGLLSWRAPWSPAVAFVLAASALGVLIPALAVRISSAAGLRQGRAMGRQAAAGNLGQAGGAALTGVLFSAVAPAPFLLAGAMLAVGAVIAWAKPEGVDGSSSAG; from the coding sequence ATGACTGTTCGCCGTCCAGCGGCGGCTTCCGCGCGCCAGTTCAGCGATATTCACTTCGTGCTGCTGCTTGTCGCAGGGCTCGCCGTGTCCATGTCGTATGGCGTGACCTTGCCGGTGCTTCCGGAGCTGGTGCCGCGGGTGCGGGGTGGCGGTGCCGACGTGGCCGCCCGCCACACCGGGTGGCTGACTGGCGCCTACACCGTGGCGTTGTTCGCGTGCTCGCCGGTTTGGGGCGCCGTATCCGACTTTCTGGATCGCCGTTGGGTGATTGCCATCGGACTCGCCGGCTCCGCCATCGCCTTGTCACTCCTCGGTACGGTCAGTTCACTTGCAGGTGTCTACGCCGCGCGCATCGGCGCCGGGCTGGTCGCGGCCGCCGTGATGCCGGCAGTGCTAGCCTATGTGGCGGAGACAACGGCACCGGAGCGCCGCCAGCGCCGCTTCGCCTGGGTGGCCTCGGCCACGGCGCTCGGCTTCCTGCTCGGGCCCGTGGCTGGCAGCGCAGCGTCTGCGCTCGGCAACCGGGTTTCAGGGCTTGACCTGGTGGCATCCGTGTGCCTGCTGGCCGCAGTGCTGGCCGCCCGCCTGCCACGAGTACAGGGTGCTGAGGACGCCGCAGGGTTGGGGCCGGCCATCGCGAATTCGAGTGTGTCCTTGGGCCGGATGCGCCGGGCGCTCCTGTTGACCGCAGCAGTGGTGTTCGGAATCACGGTAGCCGAAGTCGGCCTGACACTCCAGGGCGGCCCTGTGGGGCCTTACTTTGCCTTGTGCAGCGTGCTCATGGTCGCAATGCAACTGGTAGGCTACCCAGTGCTGGAACGCTGGATCGGCGAGCACAGGCTCGTGTGGATTTCCCTTGCAGTGATGGCGGTCGGTGTGGGCCTGCTGTCCTGGCGGGCGCCTTGGAGTCCCGCCGTCGCTTTCGTATTGGCGGCCAGTGCCCTCGGTGTGCTGATCCCCGCACTCGCCGTCAGGATTTCCTCCGCAGCAGGGCTTCGACAGGGGCGCGCGATGGGCAGGCAGGCTGCAGCCGGCAACCTGGGTCAGGCAGGCGGTGCCGCGCTGACCGGAGTCCTGTTCTCCGCGGTGGCACCCGCGCCCTTCCTGCTGGCTGGAGCCATGCTTGCCGTCGGCGCCGTAATCGCTTGGGCGAAGCCCGAAGGCGTGGACGGCAGTTCCTCGGCAGGCTGA
- the merR gene encoding Hg(II)-responsive transcriptional regulator yields the protein MANNLECLTIGVFAKAAGVNVETIRFYQRKGLLPEPDKPYGSIRRYGEADVTRVRFVKSAQRLGFSLDEIAELLRLEDGTHCEEASSLAEHKLKNVREKMADLARMEAVLSDLVCACHARNGNVSCPLIASLQDGTNLAMSVRGGHGVAAP from the coding sequence ATGGCAAACAATTTGGAGTGTCTGACTATCGGCGTTTTTGCCAAGGCTGCCGGGGTCAACGTGGAGACCATCCGCTTCTATCAGCGGAAGGGCTTGTTGCCGGAGCCCGACAAGCCCTATGGCAGCATCCGCCGCTATGGTGAGGCGGATGTAACGCGCGTGCGGTTCGTGAAATCAGCCCAGCGGCTGGGTTTCAGTCTGGATGAAATCGCCGAGCTGCTGCGGCTGGAGGATGGGACCCATTGCGAGGAAGCCAGCAGTCTGGCCGAGCACAAGCTCAAGAACGTGCGCGAGAAAATGGCTGACCTGGCGCGCATGGAGGCCGTGCTGTCTGACTTGGTGTGTGCATGCCATGCGCGAAACGGCAACGTTTCCTGCCCGTTGATTGCGTCACTGCAAGACGGAACGAACCTCGCGATGTCAGTGCGGGGTGGTCACGGGGTGGCTGCGCCTTAG
- a CDS encoding DUF4010 domain-containing protein, giving the protein MNPDLIKLGSAAQALGGALGVGLLVGLERGWRDRDLPEGGRVAGLRTFALIGLLGGLLALLSSTPGLLLAAGLIGIVLLFAVSFRRASEAAGTLSITTAVAAMATFCLGALAASGQAILAVGAAVVVALLLDLKPVLHRWLRLIQPAELNALLQMGVLTAVVLPLLPDRGYGPYAALNPYQLWFAVILIAGLSLLGHVAVRLRGEQQGLLWTGLLGGLASSTAATLALARTARNQPGWHVPVAAAIVAACGVMFLRMAVVVAVLQPSLVPRMGLFLVLLAAAAFLFAGWQWRRRQASGPATQQASRRLFDLPTALGFGVVLGVVAVAARAAREALGTAGMYAVAFVSGLADVDAILVSSVQMLAQGDLPAATTAIAILLAVSANMLTKATLAWTIAGRAVGVRVAAGYVVVALVGLAAAAFQAR; this is encoded by the coding sequence ATGAACCCGGATCTCATCAAACTTGGAAGCGCCGCACAAGCGTTGGGCGGCGCGCTCGGCGTGGGTCTGCTGGTGGGGCTGGAGCGCGGCTGGCGTGACCGCGATTTGCCCGAGGGTGGTCGCGTCGCCGGGCTGCGCACATTCGCCCTCATCGGCTTGCTGGGCGGACTTCTCGCACTGCTCTCCTCCACTCCCGGTCTCCTCCTTGCCGCCGGCCTGATCGGCATCGTCCTGCTGTTCGCAGTCTCTTTCCGGCGTGCATCGGAGGCCGCCGGCACCCTCAGCATCACGACCGCTGTCGCAGCAATGGCCACCTTCTGTCTGGGCGCTTTGGCCGCAAGCGGTCAGGCCATTCTCGCCGTAGGGGCGGCCGTGGTCGTCGCGTTGCTGCTCGATCTGAAACCAGTGCTGCACCGCTGGCTGCGCCTGATCCAGCCGGCCGAACTTAATGCCCTCCTGCAAATGGGCGTGCTCACCGCCGTGGTGCTGCCGCTGCTCCCGGACCGGGGCTATGGGCCCTACGCCGCGCTTAACCCCTACCAGCTGTGGTTCGCAGTGATCCTGATCGCGGGGCTGTCGCTACTGGGCCACGTGGCGGTGCGGCTCAGGGGGGAGCAACAGGGGCTGCTCTGGACGGGACTGCTGGGCGGCCTTGCGTCTTCCACCGCTGCGACGCTGGCGCTTGCTCGAACCGCAAGGAACCAACCAGGCTGGCATGTGCCCGTGGCGGCGGCGATCGTCGCTGCCTGCGGCGTGATGTTCCTGCGTATGGCCGTGGTCGTCGCCGTCCTGCAGCCCAGCCTTGTGCCTCGCATGGGCCTGTTCCTGGTGCTGCTCGCCGCGGCGGCGTTCCTCTTTGCGGGATGGCAATGGCGCCGCCGGCAAGCCAGCGGCCCGGCCACACAGCAGGCCTCGCGCCGCCTCTTCGACCTGCCCACGGCGCTCGGATTCGGCGTCGTGCTCGGCGTGGTAGCCGTGGCTGCCCGGGCCGCGCGCGAGGCCCTTGGCACAGCCGGCATGTACGCCGTCGCATTCGTCTCCGGTCTGGCTGACGTGGATGCCATTCTGGTTTCCAGCGTGCAGATGCTGGCGCAGGGCGACCTCCCGGCTGCCACTACTGCCATCGCCATCCTACTTGCCGTCTCTGCCAACATGCTCACCAAGGCGACCCTCGCCTGGACCATTGCCGGCCGCGCGGTGGGTGTCCGCGTGGCGGCGGGCTATGTGGTGGTAGCTCTTGTCGGCTTGGCGGCGGCAGCTTTCCAGGCGCGCTGA
- a CDS encoding MBL fold metallo-hydrolase, whose product MRITFLGAAGTVTGSKYLLEHGGKRVLVDCGLFQGLKQLRLRNWDVFPLQPETIDAVVLTHAHIDHSGYLPALARQGFSGSVFCTEATRDLCALLLPDSGHLQEEDALYANRRGFSKHSPALPLYTEQDARKTLRLFQPQQFDAEFEPVEGLRMRFSLAGHILGAASVHVQWGSGSLLFSGDLGRDEDVVMRPPQAPPAADYVVMESTYGDRSHEKEDPATAFAEVINRTAARGGVVIVPAFAVGRAQSLMYVLATLKREGRIPDLPAFLNSPMAADTTELYHKHRSQHRLTPDQCRMMCTAAKVVNSVEESRKLNDMRYPAVIISASGMATGGRVVHHLKAMAPNPRNTILLAGYQAAGTRGAALVGGAKQIKIHGDYVPVRAEVASLGALSAHADREELLRWVGRMPQPPKRVFVTHGESVAADSLRIAIQEQHGWACTVPEHMQAVELG is encoded by the coding sequence ATGCGAATTACTTTCCTGGGTGCCGCAGGCACTGTCACGGGATCGAAATACCTGCTGGAGCACGGCGGCAAGCGCGTGCTGGTCGACTGCGGACTGTTCCAGGGCCTCAAGCAGTTGCGGCTGCGCAACTGGGATGTCTTCCCGCTGCAGCCTGAAACGATCGATGCCGTCGTGCTGACCCACGCGCACATCGACCATAGTGGTTACCTGCCCGCACTGGCGCGCCAGGGGTTCAGCGGCTCTGTGTTTTGCACCGAAGCGACGCGCGACCTCTGCGCGTTGCTGCTACCGGATTCGGGGCACCTGCAGGAGGAAGATGCGCTTTATGCCAATCGTCGCGGTTTCTCGAAGCACAGTCCGGCCCTGCCGCTTTACACGGAACAGGACGCGCGCAAGACCCTGCGCCTGTTCCAGCCTCAGCAGTTTGACGCCGAGTTCGAGCCGGTCGAGGGGCTGCGAATGCGTTTTTCGCTCGCCGGCCACATCCTTGGTGCCGCCAGCGTTCATGTGCAGTGGGGTTCAGGGTCGTTGCTGTTTTCGGGCGACCTTGGGCGCGACGAGGACGTTGTCATGCGGCCGCCGCAGGCACCGCCTGCGGCGGACTACGTCGTCATGGAATCGACCTATGGCGACCGATCGCATGAGAAGGAAGATCCCGCTACTGCTTTTGCAGAGGTGATCAACCGCACTGCAGCGCGCGGAGGAGTGGTCATCGTCCCCGCCTTTGCGGTTGGACGAGCGCAGTCACTCATGTACGTGCTCGCCACCCTGAAGCGCGAAGGCCGCATTCCAGACCTGCCGGCCTTCCTTAATAGCCCGATGGCAGCCGATACGACGGAGCTGTACCACAAACACCGTTCGCAGCACCGGCTGACGCCCGACCAGTGCCGGATGATGTGCACCGCAGCCAAGGTGGTGAACTCTGTGGAGGAGTCGCGCAAGCTGAACGATATGCGCTATCCCGCCGTCATCATTTCGGCAAGCGGCATGGCCACCGGCGGGCGCGTGGTGCACCACCTGAAGGCGATGGCACCGAATCCTCGCAACACCATCCTGCTGGCCGGCTACCAAGCTGCTGGGACACGTGGCGCGGCGCTCGTGGGCGGCGCAAAGCAGATCAAGATTCACGGCGACTACGTTCCCGTGCGCGCGGAAGTCGCTAGCCTCGGTGCCTTGTCCGCACATGCCGACCGGGAGGAGCTGCTGCGCTGGGTGGGACGGATGCCGCAGCCGCCCAAGCGGGTGTTTGTCACCCACGGCGAGTCTGTCGCTGCCGACAGCTTGCGCATCGCCATCCAGGAACAGCATGGCTGGGCATGCACTGTCCCGGAGCATATGCAAGCCGTGGAGCTGGGATGA
- the merA gene encoding mercury(II) reductase, with amino-acid sequence MTQLKITGMTCDSCAAHLKGALEKVPGVQSALVSYPKGTAKLATLPGTSSDALTAAVAGLGYQATLADAPPTDNRAGLLDKVRGWKGAADKHIGNERLLQVAVIGSGGAAMAAALKAVEQGAHVTLIERGTIGGTCVNIGCVPSKIMIRAAHIAHLRRESPFDGGVEATVPAIDRSKLLAQQQARVDELRHAKYEGILDGNSAITVLHGEARFKDDQSLVVRLNEGGERVVMFDRCLVATGASPAVPPIPGLKDSPYWTSTEALVSDAIPERLAVIGSSVVALELAQAFARLGSKVTALARNTLCFREDPAIGEAVTAAFRAEGIEVLENTQASQVAHVDGEFVLTTGHGELRADKLLIATGRAPNTRSLALEAAGVVVNAQGAIVIDKGMRTSNPNIYAAGDCTDQPQFVYVAAAAGTRAAINMTGGDAALDLTAMPAVVFTDPQIATVGYSEAKAHHDGFETDSRTLTLDNVPRAVVNFDARGFIKLVAQARTGRLIGVQAVAPDAGELIQSAALAIRAGMTVHNLADQLFPYLTMVEGLKLAAQTFTKDLSQLSCCAG; translated from the coding sequence ATGACCCAACTAAAAATCACCGGCATGACCTGCGACTCGTGCGCGGCGCACCTCAAAGGCGCGCTGGAGAAAGTGCCCGGCGTGCAGTCGGCGCTGGTGTCCTATCCGAAGGGCACAGCGAAACTCGCCACCCTGCCGGGCACGTCATCGGACGCGCTGACTGCCGCTGTGGCAGGACTGGGCTACCAGGCAACGCTTGCCGATGCGCCACCGACAGACAACCGAGCCGGATTGCTCGACAAGGTGCGCGGCTGGAAGGGGGCCGCCGATAAGCACATTGGCAACGAACGTCTGTTGCAAGTAGCTGTGATCGGCAGCGGTGGAGCCGCGATGGCTGCTGCGCTGAAAGCCGTCGAGCAAGGCGCGCACGTCACGCTGATCGAGCGCGGGACCATCGGCGGCACCTGCGTCAATATCGGCTGTGTGCCGTCGAAGATCATGATCCGCGCCGCTCACATCGCCCATCTGCGTCGCGAAAGCCCGTTCGATGGCGGGGTCGAAGCGACCGTGCCTGCGATTGATCGTAGCAAACTACTGGCCCAGCAGCAGGCACGTGTCGATGAACTCCGCCATGCCAAGTACGAAGGCATCCTGGACGGCAATTCAGCCATCACCGTGCTGCACGGTGAAGCGCGTTTCAAGGACGACCAGAGCCTTGTCGTCCGTTTGAACGAGGGTGGCGAGCGCGTCGTGATGTTCGACCGCTGCCTGGTCGCCACGGGGGCCAGTCCGGCCGTGCCGCCGATTCCAGGCTTGAAAGACTCACCCTACTGGACTTCCACCGAGGCGCTGGTCAGCGACGCCATTCCCGAACGCCTGGCCGTGATCGGCTCGTCGGTGGTGGCGCTGGAACTGGCGCAAGCCTTTGCCCGGCTGGGCAGCAAAGTGACGGCCCTGGCGCGCAACACCTTGTGCTTCCGGGAAGACCCGGCCATCGGCGAGGCCGTGACAGCCGCTTTCCGGGCCGAGGGCATCGAGGTGCTGGAAAACACGCAAGCCAGCCAGGTCGCCCATGTGGACGGCGAATTCGTGCTGACCACCGGACACGGTGAATTGCGCGCCGACAAGTTGCTGATCGCCACCGGCCGGGCACCGAACACGCGCAGCCTGGCCTTGGAAGCAGCGGGTGTTGTCGTCAATGCGCAAGGTGCCATCGTTATCGACAAGGGCATGCGTACGAGCAACCCGAACATCTACGCAGCCGGTGACTGCACCGACCAGCCTCAGTTCGTCTATGTGGCGGCAGCGGCCGGCACCCGTGCCGCGATCAACATGACCGGCGGCGATGCGGCGCTCGACCTGACCGCAATGCCGGCCGTGGTGTTCACCGACCCGCAGATTGCCACCGTGGGCTACAGCGAGGCGAAAGCGCATCACGACGGGTTCGAGACCGACAGTCGCACCTTGACCTTGGACAACGTGCCGCGGGCAGTGGTCAATTTCGACGCCCGCGGTTTTATCAAGCTGGTGGCCCAAGCGCGGACCGGGCGCTTGATCGGTGTTCAGGCGGTCGCGCCAGATGCGGGGGAACTGATCCAGAGCGCGGCGTTGGCCATAAGGGCCGGCATGACGGTGCACAATCTGGCCGACCAGCTGTTCCCCTACCTGACGATGGTCGAGGGCCTGAAGCTCGCCGCGCAGACATTCACCAAGGACCTCTCGCAACTGTCCTGCTGCGCGGGATGA
- the merP gene encoding mercury resistance system periplasmic binding protein MerP has protein sequence MRKKLFAALVLAAVVAPVWAATQTVTLSVPGMTCSACPITVKKAISKVEGVSKINVTFETRDAVVTFDDAKTSVQKLTKATGDAGYPSSVKQ, from the coding sequence ATGAGAAAAAAACTGTTTGCCGCCCTCGTCCTCGCTGCCGTTGTTGCCCCGGTGTGGGCCGCCACTCAGACTGTCACGCTGTCCGTACCGGGCATGACCTGCTCCGCCTGCCCGATCACCGTCAAGAAGGCGATTTCCAAAGTCGAAGGCGTCAGCAAAATTAACGTGACCTTCGAGACACGCGACGCGGTCGTCACGTTCGATGATGCCAAGACCAGCGTGCAGAAGCTGACAAAGGCAACCGGAGACGCGGGATATCCGTCAAGCGTCAAGCAGTGA